The nucleotide sequence GGGTGGACGACGAGGATCGACCAGAGCTGCGACCTGAGACCTGCGACAGGTCCGCGCTCCGCAGACACAGGCACACAGCGACACGCCTACAGTTGCGCGCGCTCGCGTCGCGTAGCCAGAGTAGCCCACTATCGGCGGATCGGCGCTCTCGGTCGTGGCGCGATGATAGCCTGAAGGCCGACGCCGCTAGACACTAGAGGGCCGCCCTAGCTAGGGTTAGCTACTTGTACTACTACCGCACGCACACGCACAATAATAAAAGGACGAGAAGCTTTTGGCTCGCGTGGCAGCAGGCCAGGCAGGCTTCATTCAATTCTGTAAAGATGTCCGCGCTCGGGCTCTCCGACGACGATGGATGGTCCGAACCCCCTCTGGCCCCGGCATACTAGTGGAATTCAGTGCATGCCCTGCCGGAGCTTTGCGCGGCGccaccgcgccatgcatggcatGATCCACTCCCTCCTGTCCTGCCACTGCCACGGCTTTCTTGCGGTCGCAGCAGCCTTGCAGCGGTGTCGGGGGGCACTGCCGGCTGCTCCCTCCGGCGGTCATAAATTAGTGGCacaccggcggcggcggtggccagtATACTACACTACTGTACGTCGTTGTTACCAAGGGCAAGATCGTGTACGTACGCCATCAATTCTCTCGCGCGCGCAGCGTGAGCGTATTGTGTCGTGTGGGTTGGCAGGAAAGTTCGCCAGCCTTGTCGGTTGCTGTTGCTGGCTGGCTCTGGCTCATAGCTGCGCCGGGGCGGAGCACACTGCGATGCCCTTTTGCTTTCCACGGGCGTCCACGCGAGGAGGAGAGGGCATGAGCATGGGTCACCGCCTCACTGATGGTCAGGTGTACGTACGGCGTGAACGAACGGACGTGGTGGGCTTTCTTGGTTGAAAAGCCACGCCGAAAAATACCgtcggctgatttggtgtgagagaaaaatattataacaTGACTGATAAACCACGTTGATAAGTTTGACCTATTCGTTTGAgcttatcagtcggcttatcagctacagtatttttctctcataacaaatcagcttcGACCGGATTATCAACCAACTTTAATATCAGTCGAACAAGCCCGTGACGATGATGGCTGATGCCTGATGGCAAGTGCATCTATCAGTGACTTGCGAGCACCACAGAGATCGCCGTGCGATCTTTACGGTGCGACTTCCACAGACGCGAAACGCTAAACAAACCAGGCAAAGTTATTACTCGAATTTCGGTCGATTGGGATGGGAGTTGTTGGGACCGGAACGGAACGGCCGCAGTATTTGGGCCACGTACGTACGTAGAGGAATTTTCAACGCGGCCAAAGTGGCGAGGTTTATTATACTTGTACTTGTATTAAGTTACTGTATTAACTAATCGATGACCTAATAGATATATCCTAGGCTCGACCAAGCTAGTCCAAACAGAGAACCGGCCGTCCTGCGTAGATAGACGGCACAAGTCATGATTAAGGAACGAACGAGAGAGCCGGGGGGGTTAAATGCAGCTTATCCTCTCAATAGAAGAGGGGTCAAGTCACCAAAGCAAGCGCGTAATCGGCGGCAGCTTTATTCCCTTCAGACCAGTCACCACCTTTGCGACTAAGGCCcagtttaggccccgtttagttgccaaaaaattttacatagtaactgtcacatcgaatcttgcggcacatgcacggagtactaaatgtagacgaaaaaaaaactaattacacagttggtcgagaaatcgcgagacgaaacttttgaacctaattaatccataattagacactaattaccaaatacaaacgaaatgctacagtgagccaaaatccaaaaatttttggatctaaacgcacccttagaTGCACTCCAAAACCCAAAATTTTTtgcgcagtacccatcacatcgaatcttgcggcgcatgtatggagtactaaatatagacgaaaaaaaaactaattgcacagttgggtgagaaatcacgagacgaaactttcgaacctaattagtccataattagacactaattgttaaataaaaacgaaagtgctgcagtagccaaaatccaaaattttttggatctaaacggggcctaaactcACGCATGCATATATCCCATAtaatatactactactactaccacttaAATTATGTTACTCTATGCGGCAGTGGCACTGAGCGCATGCAGGCGATGAGGCGAATCCGTCTCAAGGCGAGCGAGGAGGATAACCTGCGATCGTTAATTCTCCAAAAGCGCAGGCGCAGCTGATTATTACGCCGACTGCTCGCTTTGCGCTGCGTTTGCTCCGGTCGGCGCCTTCTGCGACGATCGACGAcgtgcggcgcggcgcggcgcggctggCTGACAAAGCGGACGGAAGGAATCGTGATGCTCCCAGAAAAGACAGCGGAAAAAAGGGGTGCAGAACTGAACTGAGATGATGATCCATCATCCATAGCAAAGCTAGGTTTATTTTCGTGTCTTTACTACCCAGCTGCGTCCTGGCGTGTCATGTCGTCCTTTTCCGGACCCTGCCTTTTCCAGTTTTCCCCCACACGCTGAGGCCTTGAGGAGCTGCTATAGAAGAGCACAAGGCCGTGCTgtttcggtttattttttcaACGAAACCAACGGGCCATTAGATAACGGCGATGGAATTTCGATGGATCGCCGTTGGCAGCCGGCCCGACAATAGTGGTGTACGTGCCCATCATGCGCCCCACCACCCATCGCGCGTTCGTTCGTTCGGCGGCCGCGGCCAGGCGCTGGGGCCCAGGTCCTCTCCCCTAGCGCGCGCGCGGACGCGGGCGCGGGGAGCAGAAGGGTGGTGAAGGCCGGACCGCCGGACGGAGGAGGAGCAGTTGCCGGTCAGTCCCACCGCACCCGACCACCGACCCCACGTCCCCACCCGCGCGCAGGCGTGCGCGGCCACTTTTGCGCCTGTCGGGCGGAGGGACCCAAGCGCCCGCGCCGATGGCCCTTCTTCCCCTGGGTTCCTGGGTGAGTGCGATCTCCCTCCACGCGGCCACCCGCGTTGGCGTTGCACCGCGTGGTGGCGTCGTCCGCTGTCCGCAGATGGTTGGGTTGGGAGCTGCCGCCGCGGGCCCTCCGTTCCACTACGCCTTCCTCACCATCCGGCACCGTCGCCCCCTGCACCGCACCAGTAGCCGCGGGTTTTTGACGCTGATGAAGGGTCAGCGGAAACCGGGAAACGGAACGACCAGGTGCCGATGGTTGGGATGTGAACACGGCACGGCTAGCGCGTGCAAAGGCATGTGTACAGGATCCGTACCTCGCCGTAGTTCATTTCTGAGGCCTAGTTGCAaaaagttttctaaaaaaaaagtgctacagtatccatcatatcaaatcttacgatacgtgcgtGGAGCATTAattatagatgaaaaaaaactaattgcacagtttggttgaaaatcgtgagacgaatgttttgagcctaattagtccataattgaatactaattatcaaataaaaataaaagtattaTAGTAACTAAATTCTCAAATTTcaaccaactaaacacagccttaatgCCCAATCAAATCTGCACAGAATGTGCTTTAGTATTAGCAGTATGGccctttttttttagaaaagagagaaagagagagtcaGAGAGACTTGCAATGTTGACCTCCACAACACTCCAAGCTCCTCACTTCTGTTGCACCCTTCCTTCGACCCCGTTCACATGCTCGCGCCTGCTAGTATGCCCTTGCATCTATCCTGCACTGCCACAACAACACTCACCTGACATGTCCTCCGGTTCCACTGCTCTGCCTCTGATGCCCTACCCGGCAACACCCTAGACTACTAGGCATTTGCACCTTCTCCGACCAACCGATGGTAGGCATATTGTACGTGGCGTCTCTGCTGTACGTAACATGCAAGCCACGCCCTAGCCCCCTACCGTGTCACTCGGATAGCCGGACACATCATGTTTGAGCAAAAAATTTGAAGTTCACTGAAGCCTTgcttagttccaccccaaaatctAAAAAGTTGTTACAGTatttgtcacatcaaatatttgtggtccgtgcatagagcattaaatgtagacgaaaagaaaaactaattgcacagtttggtgggaaattgcgagacgaacgttttaagcctaattagtcaatgtttggacactatttgtcaaataaaaataaaggtgctacagtagcctcaaaatccaaattccgcgaactaaacaagggctgacaACATCGCGAAGCAGACCAGAACTGAATGCTCCGTGACTTTTCACCCTGTTCTCAAATTAGCGTCGAATTTTGCATGTCTTGGCCGCATAGCCTTTGATTTTTGATATCGGTAACAACATTCAAAGTTTCAAACATCAGCATGTGTTATTAGTGATTCACAAATCAGGATCATTCAAAAAATGGATAGGTGTATCCGCTGTGTTAGAGAAGTGCGATCGGGTACATGTTAATCTTGCATATACTTCATCTATGATAAAATAGATGCAAATCTCATTTAAACAATTTGACCTATAAAAACAAGATGTGCATTTATTTTAGGATGAAACAAGTAGCTGTAAATACATGTACAGGTAGATCTACAAAGATTGCAACAAAGATAAGAATGATAGGTTGTAAATTTTATTCAACACACAAATGACCATATAGCGTTGATCGATCATGAGTTCATCGTTCTTTGAATCCAGAAACCAGGATGTGTGTTAAGCACTAAAAACACCCCGGTTAGTTGCTGGCACGTGGCACGGTTCCCTACGCACGTGCGAGGCCCCACGGACCATCATTCTCAGGGCTGCGCCGCTGCCCcgcgcaccccccccccccccccccccccccccctctctctccctgttGACGACTGCTGTCACCAGTTTTCTGTAGCTCCGGACCGGCCCAAAACCAAAACTCGCTACTACACGCACAAAGCGCACTTCGAAGCCTACATGGACGAAATTTGACGCATTTCCAAAAAATTGCCAGGGCACCAATTTCCCTTCTCCTTCGCCCAGCTAACCTAGACGCATAAAAAAATTGCGGAAAAGAATCGCACTATCTCATGACATATGAAGGCGAAGACTAGAGAAGGGGCCGGGAGCAATTCCACTACTCAGGCCATCCACAGGACATTCCTCCTCCCTCGCCCGTCCCATCCAGTTCCAACagcaggctcctcctcctcctcttcctcgccCCTCGGCGGCAAGCGCAACACGGGAGAATCGCTGGCGAGGAGCGGAATTGGGATCCTTGCATGCATGGATGCGGCGCAGTGGCATCAGGTAAGCTAATCTGCACAGCCATCTCGATCGATCAAACCAGGCGCTAGCTACCTGCAGCATGCATCGGGGGCCATGAGCACGAGGTCTCTCACCTGCCGGCTTGGATCTTGATGTCTACTAGTGTCTTCTTGTTCTTGGTTACTGCTCTGCGTATATTGGTTCTTCGTCTCTGGCCTGCCTTGGTCCTGGAGCTTGCTTTCTTATACTAGGGAGTAGTATGTGGGCATGATGATCTATCTACCTCGCCGGCAGCGGCAGGCTTTGTTGTTCTTGGATACCGCCATGGCGAACCGTTTATTCTTTGTGTAGATCTATGCGAGTATCGTCATCTGCTCTCTGTGTGCGTCCCTGCCGTCTCTTCTCCATTGGCTTCGAGCTGAGGGCCTTGTGGCCTTTAATTCTCCCCTTGTCTCCTCCTTTTAATCCCTTGAAAGGAGCACACGACCGCCTTTATTTTCCTTTGTTCCTGCCTTTCTTTCTATCTTATCCCCCTTTCCAAGCTCTCATCCCTTTTATCCCTCCTTTTCCCTTCTCATATGGAGTAAGCTTTACTCCCCCCCCTCTCTCCCACACGTTGCATCAAAAGAGCAGCCATGTCTTGGGTGATGGAGTAAGTAGCAAGTGCTACGCCACAAACGCAACCCTACAAGAGCACAAACAAAGTTGAGTTTTATGGGGTGCTTTGTTTCTCTctcatcttttcttttcttttttcaccTTTTTATTTGCCTTTACCCCCCTTCTCTTTAATCTCACTTTGTATCCATTTGATTGGTTCTTtgttgcactgcactgcactgcacttgcACCATAAGAATCCAAAGACCTACCCCCCTACTATGTGCTATTCATCTCTTCATTCTCCCATACTATATGTTCTTCTTGCTTCGTAGGAGTAGTTGTTTGTTACCTTAACATTCATCATTCAGGCTTGCAGTAGTAACATCTAACGATGAGCAATACGTGTCCTTCACCAGGGGCTAGGGCTAGGGAAGCCCATGGAAGAGATGCTCATGGCTGGAAACGCAAATCCAAACCAGAATCCAAACCCGCCACCTGCTGCGCCCTCGGCTCCCGGCGCCCAGAGGGCTGGCGCTCCCGCTGCGGGTGCCGCGGCAGCGCCTAGCGCTGGCGCGACCGGAGGGGCTGGGGCGGGCACGGAGCGGCGGGCGCGGCCGCAGAAGGAGAAGGCGCTCAACTGCCCGCGGTGCAACTCCACCAACACCAAGTTCTGCTATTACAACAACTATAGCCTGCAGCAGCCGCGCTACTTCTGCAAGACGTGCCGCCGCTACTGGACCGAGGGCGGCTCGCTCCGCAACGTCCCAGTGGGCGGCGGCTCCAGGAAGAACAAGCGCTCGTCCTCGGCCGTGTCTTCGGCGGGGGCCTCCACCTCCGCGGCGATGTCCAGCACGGTCTCCGTGGGGCTCCCGGCCAagaaccccaagctgatgcacGAGGGCTCGCACGACCTCAACCTGGCGTTCCCTCACCCTCACCACTACGGCCGCGCTCTGCAGCCACCGGAGTTCCCGGCGTTCCCGAGCCTGGAGAGCAGCAGCGTGTGCAACCCCGGAGCGACGGGCATGGTGGGCAACGGCGCCGCCGGCAGGGGCATGGGCGCTCTCTCGGCGATGGAGCTGCTGAGGAGCACTGGCTGCTACGTCCCCCTACAGCACGTTCAGCTTGGGATGCCCGCCGAGTACGCGGCCGCGGGATTCGCGCTGGGCGAGTTCCGCATGCCCCCGCCGCCGCAGTCTCAGAGCGTGCTCGGGTTCTCGCTGGACACGCACGGCACGGGGGCAGTTGGCGGCTCCGGGGGTTACAGCGCCGGGTTGCAGGACAGCGCGGCTGGCAGGTTGCTCTTCCCCTTCGAGGACTTGAAGCCGGCGGTGAGCACAGCCGGCGGCGGTGCAAGCAACGGAGCCGATCATCATCAGTACGAGCACAGCAAAGATCAAGCTGCAGGCGGCGACGGCAGCGGGGCCAGCGGCGTCACCGGTGGCCACGAGACTTCAGGATTCTGGAGCAATAGCATGATCGGGAATGGCAGCAGCAATGGTGGCGGAGGCCCTTGGTAAGGCGGCGCGCCATGCATGGCTCATGCACGCGCCGTTGTCAGCATGTGGAGATGATAGGGATAGAGACAAGGATCGGAGTTAATAAGAGGGTGGAGGTGATTAGTGTTCACATATGGGCGGCGTTTGATCTCTCTCTGGTTGTttgcctttttttctttttttttttcggtTCTTGGTGTTCGTGTGTGTCAATCGACTTGGGGGCTAACACAGCAGGATATACAGATTGTTAAGGTGGTGAACCGGTGATTTACAGCTTCTCTTAGCCAATCGATCTCTTGTTTCTGATTGTGTAATCCAAGGAGCAAGCTGTCAATCATGTGTCGTCGTTGCtgtgcattgcatgcatgtagagtaTATGAATTGAGCAGCTCTGTTACATACAGAGTTATAAGTCAAATCACACCGTACGTATCACGCTTCACGTACGTAGTTTTGTGACTTACTGTGCTTTTAAATCTTGATAACACACAAGTTTGTTAGTCATATACATGTATTATGTTGCTTATGTTGTTTTAAACCTCTTTCTTCTTGGGTTTTTGTTTTTTATTGCAGTGTGCATCATTCATCAGTGATCACATTGTGCTACAGTTTGGTTAATTGGTTTTGTATAGTGACGAGTGCATGCTAGATCAGTTCATCATGTGAGGGAGCATACAATGCTGTGCTGATCTATCCAGGGGTACCCGGTAACAGTCATTTTTTTGTGGTTGGCTCATTTGTGTCGTGTCATCCAGCCCTTAGCCCTTATACTCCATCGTTCTAAAAATTATAGTTCCCTTAACTTTGTCTAAGCCAATTTTCTCTAATTTTGATTaagtttttttaatatattaagaTAATAAATACACTATCGATACATGCAAAAAAAATTTCGCGTTTGCACTTATTTCCTTAAGAGAAAGTAGAATTTGGATTAGAGGAGCAGGCTTCTCGTGGTAATGAGAATTACCATGAGACGCCTTGGACCAAGGGCACTAGGCGATATTCAATACATGTATATTTAAACAAATGCACTATCAATACATATTTAATGAAGAATTTACTGAAACTAACAGATGCCATTTTTCGTTAATAGATTTGATTAAATTTAGAGAAATTTGATTCAGGAGGAAGAAAAATAAACTagatataatttggaacagagagaATACTTTGTGTCGGTATTTTATTTTATTCATGATATCCGTCGTCTCTGTAGACCGATCTCCATATTTCCTTTTTTGCTTTGCTAGCGCTCTTGTAGCTCTGAGATGCCATATCTCCGCCATCATCACGAAACCAAGAATCTTCCAGCCATGAAAAGCATTACGAAGAGGAGGGCCGTCGTGGAGAAAGGGAGAAGGAATATGTACGTATGGCAAACACCATGCTTTTGCACCTGCTGTCTGGCCACATTGGTCTAACGGCCCCGTTCATTTGGAGAAATCTGGATGAATTTGAAAGACTTTACGAGAGAGAATCATACGCAAACAATAGGACCATCTATGAACAGTGCTTTTTAAGCGCCAGCCGAACGAGGCCAAGCCATATGCAAGGGCTTGTGCAGGCCATTGGTACTACTTTTAGTATTTTCTAAACCAAAAGGGTGCCCC is from Miscanthus floridulus cultivar M001 chromosome 7, ASM1932011v1, whole genome shotgun sequence and encodes:
- the LOC136467441 gene encoding dof zinc finger protein 2-like isoform X2, with amino-acid sequence MEEMLMAGNANPNQNPNPPPAAPSAPGAQRAGAPAAGAAAAPSAGATGGAGAGTERRARPQKEKALNCPRCNSTNTKFCYYNNYSLQQPRYFCKTCRRYWTEGGSLRNVPVGGGSRKNKRSSSAVSSAGASTSAAMSSTVSVGLPAKNPKLMHEGSHDLNLAFPHPHHYGRALQPPEFPAFPSLESSSVCNPGATGMVGNGAAGRGMGALSAMELLRSTGCYVPLQHVQLGMPAEYAAAGFALGEFRMPPPPQSQSVLGFSLDTHGTGAVGGSGGYSAGLQDSAAGRLLFPFEDLKPAVSTAGGGASNGADHHQYEHSKDQAAGGDGSGASGVTGGHETSGFWSNSMIGNGSSNGGGGPW
- the LOC136467441 gene encoding dof zinc finger protein 2-like isoform X1; translation: MKAKTREGAGSNSTTQAIHRTFLLPRPSHPVPTAGSSSSSSSPLGGKRNTGESLARSGIGILACMDAAQWHQGLGLGKPMEEMLMAGNANPNQNPNPPPAAPSAPGAQRAGAPAAGAAAAPSAGATGGAGAGTERRARPQKEKALNCPRCNSTNTKFCYYNNYSLQQPRYFCKTCRRYWTEGGSLRNVPVGGGSRKNKRSSSAVSSAGASTSAAMSSTVSVGLPAKNPKLMHEGSHDLNLAFPHPHHYGRALQPPEFPAFPSLESSSVCNPGATGMVGNGAAGRGMGALSAMELLRSTGCYVPLQHVQLGMPAEYAAAGFALGEFRMPPPPQSQSVLGFSLDTHGTGAVGGSGGYSAGLQDSAAGRLLFPFEDLKPAVSTAGGGASNGADHHQYEHSKDQAAGGDGSGASGVTGGHETSGFWSNSMIGNGSSNGGGGPW